Part of the Streptomyces sp. NBC_01460 genome, CCCTTCTCCCGCCGTCCTTTCCGCCCGCCGTCCGGGTGAACTCCGCTCCGACAGGGCCGTGCGCCGGGCAGGGATAGGCGCATCCGCGGTTCTCGCGGCCGGCAGCACCGGTGGACGCGGAAGCGGACAGGCGGGCGAAAGGGGATCTCCATGCTCGGTCCACGGGCGACGCGGGCGGGGACCGGTCCCGGCGGACGTACCGGCTCCGGCGGACCGATCGACACGGGCGCACCGGCCGGCCCGGGCGGGGTGTCGAGCGCGGCAGCCGTCGACGCCCTTCTCGCGGAGCACCTGGACGGGCGACTGCGGGAAGCACGGCGGGTGGACACCGTGTTCGCCGACGAGGTGGCCTCCAGAGTGGCCGCGTTCGTCCTGAGCGGTGGCAAGCGGCTGCGGACGGCCTTCGTCCGGTGCGGGTGGATGGCCGCGGGCGGAACGGGGGACGCCGGGACCCCCCTGCGCATCGGCGCCGCTCTCGAGCTGCTGCAGGCCTGTGCACTGGTGCACGACGACGTCATGGACGAATCGCCGGTACGCCGGGGCGCACCCGCCGTCCACGCCGACTTCGCCCGCATGCACCGTGCGGGCCGGCTGCGCGGCTCCGCAGCGTCCTGGTCGGCCAACGCCGCGGTGCTCGCCGGGGACCTGGCGCTGGCATGGGCCGACGACCTGTTCACCGAGACCGCGCTGTCCTCCCCGTACGGGGAGCGGCTGCACCGCGAGTGGCAGGCGATGCGCGTCGAGATGGCCGCAGGCCAGTACCTCGACGTCCGTGCCCAGGCGACCGGTTCCTCCGACCCCGCCCAGGCCCGGCACATCGCGACGCTCAAGAGCGCCCTCTACACCGTGGAGCGGCCCCTCGCCCTGGGGGCCTCCCTGGCCGGGGCCGACGC contains:
- a CDS encoding polyprenyl synthetase family protein, yielding MLGPRATRAGTGPGGRTGSGGPIDTGAPAGPGGVSSAAAVDALLAEHLDGRLREARRVDTVFADEVASRVAAFVLSGGKRLRTAFVRCGWMAAGGTGDAGTPLRIGAALELLQACALVHDDVMDESPVRRGAPAVHADFARMHRAGRLRGSAASWSANAAVLAGDLALAWADDLFTETALSSPYGERLHREWQAMRVEMAAGQYLDVRAQATGSSDPAQARHIATLKSALYTVERPLALGASLAGADARTMEALRSAGQCVGLAFQLRDDLLGAFGDPDVTGKPTGEDLRARKLTYLLAVAVGRATESGDTDALAVLGAEGAPPGGEAVPRMRAALERTGARAAVEKEIAGLSASGLRHFASSGADEGARREFASLVARAVGTEPALSGEDA